DNA sequence from the Neospora caninum Liverpool complete genome, chromosome VIIa genome:
TGGGCGGGAACAAACGTGGAAGCTCTCTCTCATCTCGATGCATCTGTCccctgcgcgtttctcttgtcCCCAGCCGATAAACGGGTTCCACATGCACTTTGTGTCCACTCCCTTCTCACCGTCGCACTCCCCAGTGTATCCAGATTCGAGGCGCGTCTCACCTACCCAAAGCCGTAATCCCATgcacgaaggcgagaatctggagcgacagaggcgcggaTCGAACGCGACCCGTCCGCAGGCGCCCCGTGTCTCTGTATACATAGATATGTATgcacgtatgtatatatatatatatatatgtaggtcCGGTTTGGGGCGTGTGTTGTGGTGCCTTCAGATGCATTGGAGGAGCTCCAGCTGCGTCTGGCGCGCATCGTCCACTCGGATCCGACGGCCGAgaagctgcatgcgtcccaGCTGGTTCGCCAAGTTGGGGGCTACCTCCAGTTGTTGGCGGAGACGTCCTTCACCGGTGTGGAAGTGCCGGAATACACTGCCCGCACATTTGTGCGTTATGTGAAGTTGAAGATGAAcatggagaggagaggcgtgCCCAAGACGGACACAGAGTTCATGGCGGTACTGCAGATGCAAGTAACCGacctgtcgcttctccgtgCCATTCTCGCTGCCTTTGACGACGTTGAAGAGCTCAAGAAAATTCAGCAAGAGTTGACGAAGGAAAACTACAACgtcgcggctctctctgccgaGAAACTTCGCCTCTACTCGCCGTTTTTCTACTTTGACCACTCGTCAGGTAACTGCGACGACGGGCCAGGTGTGCTCGGCGTGCGGCGAGTGCTCTTGTCTCTGGCTTCTGGGCCCCGTTCACGTTCCCTCGCGTTCAAAAACCTTCGAGTGCTAATCCGGAAGGTCGAGGCTCCTCTCTAATATAGCTTGCGACGGGATGTGTTCCTACTGACGGGTGGGGTTCCCGGCGCGCTCTCCCTCACACGTCAGAAAAGGATGTCGCTTGCGCTGGACTCCTTCGTATTCTCGGGGGGATGGTTGCGGTCAATCACTTCGGAGCTTCCAATCTGCACGAGCGCTCTCGCTGGTTTGTGTCCACCGCTattttcttcgcctttctcctctacggctctcttgtttctccctctctgccttctaagcggtctctgtctctgtctcttcctttctttcgctctgtgtctgtctttccccctcggagtctctcttttcttcctcgtcttccaaGGAAGGGCGGATGCATCGCAAACCGAATCTGGTTTCCGGTGCTTCATCGACTGCGCAGTGCGGCCTTCTGTGTCCCGTGCAGAGAGTGGCGAGTCCGTCCGACGCAGTCGGCGCCCGGCATCGATGCTGGTTCTGACCCTCGAGTGTCGCCAGCAGACTCTTTCGCCAAGTTGGAAATCTGGAGGCAGCTCTTTGGAGgcgtttctgctctttcttcgcgagaACCTCTTCCCTGAGGATATCGCTGAAATCGCGTGGAGTGAACTTTCCACCGCCGagccttccgcgtctcggtcttctccgacagaagaagctggGGCGACGGACCCAGTGGAGGACGGCCCTAACGCTGAAGGCGCCTCCACAGAACCGTGGAAGATTGCTATGAAGCTGCCACTCTTGACAGGCCTGGAGATCCTAGGTTGCGCGTCCGAGTTCCGCCCTGACTCCAGCGGAAATATCTTCGCCGTTCCATCTGTTTTGTGTCACATTTCTGGTGAGTGCGGGGCTCGCGAACAAGACACCTGGCAGACTAGCACGCAAGCAAGACACAAAGAGGGCCAGAGAAAATGGATcgggcttctctcccgcctaGAAAGGAGGTACAAACTCCACGCACGCAGAGCGACGTGCATGTGTAGCCTATGTGTGGCGTGCGTGTGGCTGCATGGGTAAGCGGTTACACATGGTGCAAAGACGTTCTTTCAGGCGGTGTGCAAACGCGAGTACGAGTGTGCGAAAGGAGGACAGAGGAGTGCCTGCGTGTCTCCACTGTCCACAAAAACGCTGTGTTTGTCTGTTGTGTTTGTCCCCGTTGTGTCTTGGCGCTCAGAGCCGGCGGACTACGTCCTTCCTCTGGGTCTTCCGGAGTGGATCAAGCTACGCAGAGACTCCTCCACCGAGGCAGACTTGTttcgagaagagcgacgagagtACAGGGACGAGATGTCGATGTTCGACACGGATGCGTCCGCCTCTGTTTCTACTgtttccgcgcctctctctccgccgctgcgTGCTGATCAAACCCGGATGAACGAACTGTTAACCTCGATGGAGACGCCTTCGGCAGACTGGggaagcggaggcgacggtGACCCGACGGCCACAGTTGGGTCCGACGAGTCCGGCGGCTTCGTTGAGGAGCGCGCAAAGGTGGAGCCTGtacgcagagaaaagagcaaagaCGAGACAAAGGCGGAACGGCGTCTGCAGCCGGGAGAAGCccctcctgtttcttcggcAGGTGGCGACACAGCAGAGCCCAGCGGCGACACGCGTCCTTCTGTCCAGTCGCCAACGGACCTGCAAAGACCCGCCGCTTCTGCCGGATCGCCTGCCGGCTTCTACGCTCGAAACCTTAGTCGTGGAGCCGCGGGCGATCGGCCAGTGCCTCGTTTGCCCTCTTCGCCGACactggagaaggcagagagatcAGGACTCTCCGGCCCGAGTCCGTCTTTGCCGGAGACGGCAGGTGAAGGGCTTTCTGTGGAGccgagcggagacgaggcagtgGAAGAGGGGGAGGACGCAGCAGCTACAGctgaggaagacggggatGAGACAGAGCCTTTTCTGGACGGAGACGGTGACGACGGCACGGGCTCGGACTCGGGGCTTCGGCGCGCCTACGCCTTGAGCGACGAGATTCTGCCTGTGTTTCTGGACGCGTTCCACGGCCTCTACGCGCTGGCTCGCCCCTGGAGCCTCCGAGAACCCTTTCTGCGTCGAGTGGCCCAGTTCTTCAGCGCGGCGTACGAAGCCTGTCTGctcgaaggcgaggcagcagacAGTGGGGAGAGCTGCAGGAAAAAGCCCGCGGGATCGCCTAGCGCTTCCGAACTCGAGGTCCTCTTCCACAGAGTCTCTGGCGGGCAGACGAAGCCGTCTGTCACCCGAAACCCCATCCTGGAAGTCGTTTTCAAAGAGCTCTACAACAACGtggtggagacgcgaaaagccGTAACGAACGAGAACGTGGGGAAACTCGCGACCTGGGTCTGCGTCAACTCGGCCCGGGAAATCTGCGCCGCAGGCTCTCTCGCCACGAATGCGCCGCTGGCGAGTCACGAGTACCGCAGCTGCGTCCAAGACATCGAGGCGCGGTGCCGCGAACCCGACTGGCAAGAATTCCAAGTGGTCCTGCAGGCCGAGGAACAGGCCGTCAAGTCCGGcatcttcgtctccgccatGCAAAGCGTCGAGCGACAGAACCTGCGTCAAATCCTCGACGCGATTGACGATGGTAAGCGCCGAAGGGTAGGACCACGGGACGAGGCCAAGGGCCGGTTTCGCAGCCTAGCAGTGTGTGACCTACGGCGAATCCGAGCCAGTGTTTTCTGGGAGGGccaaagaagggagacgctgAAAAGATCCAAGTCTCTCCACGGATCGTTACACTCTGTGCgtcctttttgtctctccgcggTGTACGGTTTCTATAGAAAACACGTTTCCGCGAATTTGTTGAGCAGAACCACGCGCATACACAGACCGCTAGGACGCACACCCTTCTGGCGGGCGCACAGACgcgcgggaaaaggagaTTCGCCAGCGAGGAGGGTGAAGCATAAAAGAGGCGGGCGTGCAGCCTCTTGGTGTTGAATTCTTCCTAGTGGAAAAGGAACGCCCACCGGAAACCGTCGACCTGCAGACGCACAGACAGAACGCAACAGCTCACAACGGCATGGGGTGGACTGCTTCGTAATTGACCGCCTGTGACATGTCATACATctatacacaaatatatatatatatatatatgtgcaaatatgtatgtgtgtgcacgCAGATCACTCTTTTTGCATGTGTGTTTGGTCATAGAGGACGCCCGAACTGGGAGGAGGCCCTGTATTTGTGCGTCGAACGCCCAGGatgaggggggggggggtgtgCAAAAAAGGCGTTTGCGGAAGTAGTCAAACGATACGGCGGGGCAGTGGCTGGACCGCGTAGACGGTGTCTCCTTGAAGGTGGATacttccccgtttttttcgcagcAGCGCGAAGACAGCCGTGACGTGTTCTCTGTGGTGTCTTGTTGCACTTCGCGTTCTCAGTTCTCGCCGACATGGTCGTGGACGAGTTAAAGAAGCACTGGTGGGCTCCGCCTCCGTTCTCGGCTTCCTCCGTCCCGTCCGTCGCAGGCCATCCGCTGTCCGCCGCAGATGGAGAGGCTGTACAGCAGCGGTGGCGGAGTGTGAAGAAGAGGTTCCGCAAGTGCGTCCACAAGCTCCGGTTCCGGCAACCCGATTTGGCATCTCAAACCGTGCGCACTGTAGTTGAGTCACTCTTTTTCAAACTGACGAGAGGGGACTTCTCGAGCAAAGGAGAGCTGAAGTCCTACCTTCAGGAGATGCGTTTCACCATCGCCAGGGCTGCAGCTGTTGAGCTCGACGGAACGATGGTGAGCCGGACCGTGGCGCTCCGTCACCAAGCGCGGAGCAGGCAAATGCGgcgccgaaagagaaagcgctTCTACCATCATGTTCCCAGGACCGACTACGACGACCGAGTCCTTCTGATTTCGGATTCTTCACCGTCTGCCAGTCCTGAAGCCCGCGAGGAGGCTCCCGAGCccgaggcgtctctgctccAAGTTCGAGACGACAGGCTGGACGACGGCTCCCGTAATGCCGGGACGCctctggctgtctctccggtgtctccttccctcgtcgcccgTCGAGCtgtgtcgcctgtctcctctccgtcccaCGCTTCGCCGGTTGCGgtggcgacgacgaagaaagggcgagaaacgctGGAGCCACCGGCCGGAGCGAATTCTCTAACAGAGCCTCAGAGGACACggggcgtctctgcttcctttgcaagtctcgtttctcgtcaGGAGGGAAACGACAGGCAAGGCGGCAATGAAGCTGCCGCTGGAAATCCAGCAGATCTGTCCGCGGTCAAAAACACTTTTGGGTATCGCATTGACTCGTCCACTTTCAACCAGTATACTCTACAGGTTTCTgcaaggcgagaaggcagactcAAGTGGTTCAGGGCGTACCGGATCAACTGCGCCCTCCTCACGCTCGAGATTCTCGTCAAGATCCGATCAGGTAAATTGAAATAGAAGCAGGAAAGTTgccgcagagacacagtGACCAATCAGTTAACATCCAGATAGAGACGAGGACCAAAGTCCACGACGTATTTAAAGCATATTTTTTCCTAGCCAAGACCGTCGCCTTCGCATAGgagggggaaaaagacggaaatgGGTAGAGAGAGAACTGCAAAGATTAGGGTGCCACTGTGGCAGCGCAAAGAGCAAGATGAGTCGCATGTAATGGAACGCTCAACACCCGTATCAGCGTGCGGATACTGGATGTGTGTAAGAGAATACATGAAAGCGTGAAGTGACGCTACATGTTTcacgcgctgtctccacgtCTGGGAGTTGAGTGTTTTCTAGAGAGAACAAGCTAGAGCCTGTTTTTCAGTTCTCATGTGCGTTTCAACTGACCCGTGGGCGGTGGTGAAAGCGGGATCCTTTCGTCAAACTCTTCGGTTCGTGCTTGACTCGATCGTGAAGAAGCCGTCGGTTCTTTCTTGCACCGTCTGGCCACTTTCTTCCCTCAGGTCTTTCATTCAACCTCCGTGGCGCTTTCCAGAGCTTCCATGGCCACCTGCGGAGAATCCTCTTTGCTCCGGAGGCTCTCATGAGATTTGTGATGGGAAGAGTCTCCGCTTTTCGTCGACgttgagaggagacaaagaagaaatattcggcgaagaggagagaggcaacgaaGACGCGCGTGGGAGGCAGCAAGTACGGATGTCTTTTCCTGCTTTGAATTCTTTTTTCTCACGTCCTACCATGGACGACTTAGCCCCTAAACCATTAAAACTGTTCAGCGTGAATCGTGGCTACGCCAGCGGAACGCAGTTCACGTACGGCAGCATAGCCGGGAAAGGTCGAAAGACACGATTCCGTACTGGCGGAAGAACGGTTCTTGGTTTCTCTCAATATGACGGCATTACAATATCGAAAAAGATGGCAGAGATAGAGTCCACTGTCTACGTGCTTGAAATCACGTGACGGTGCCgaaagagcaggaaacgATTCGCACCGGAGCGCGAATGACTTGTACAAATGAGATTCTGTACGACTTACAGAACTCAAGAACGTTTCACGCCTGGATGGTGCATGGCAGCTTTCCTATTTCACATGCAGTGTTAACGTCAAAAATCTGCATCAATACTTCATATGTTGCTGCAAGCACGTACGTGGTAGCAAACAGCGAGTTCCACCCACGGACACCTGGAAAGGGTCATGCTAATTTCCACTTTCCACGCCGATTGCATCCACAAACCACTTGAGAATCCCTCTCCGGACTGGTTCCACTCAAGAGCAAGCTTCGGTTCCGGTGGCCCCGCGCATCTTTGTAAAGCGTTTCTACACTCGCTCCTGAGAGGAAGTTTAGGCGTTTGTGGTTCCCCACTTGGGGCGTGTCCAGCGTTTTCCTCACCCCAGAGGAGTGCCTTTCCTCGATTAAGCAACGTTTCATACAGCGCATGCGACACGAAGAATACAGTTCCGCAGATGACCGTCCACGTACCATGCGCCAACATGGTCGTCGTAAGACAGCTCCGACCAGTGCTGCCGACCACACGCATCTGTGTAAAGAATGTGGTTTTGGGGCAGAATCTATATTCTGCGACGCAGTGCGAttgaaaggaaagagaatcGTGAAGCAAAGTGACTCTGTTGCACCATGGCGGAAGTCTTCGGATACTAGCTGCGGCGTCGCATCGCTGTGACACATTCCAGCTTTCCGCACCGTGTGTTTTCCGGGAGACTGACTCTGATTCGCATTCGCGTCAGAGCTACGGGTTCCGGCGCACTCGGCCACTCAGCCCGCCAGTGGCACATGACGAAGCGTGGCCCGACAAGCGGGGCCTTGCTTTGCCGTTCTTCTGGAAAACGTGGAAGTTTAAGTTTTAGAATGGAAGCAGGGTTTTCTTTCGGACGCGTTGGAGGCAGTACCTGAAAGgtcgaaaaaaaggaaagcgcCCACTGCTCGAGTGGTTCAGATTGGTACCCGGCAGCGTTGCCGACGACTGGACGACGGCACAGCGTTGCACCAGCAACACAAACAAGTTGAAAACGGCTCTGCAGGAACACGAGCGTCGCGCGTGAAGTGTCCATCCACAGGTCCAGATCGGGCCGCACGTCGGCACGTTCTACCGGTGCACACAAAAAACAGCCTGTGGGAGCTAACCCAGAGACCTCgtacccccccccccccctaaACGCGTCCTGGCAGCAAATCCCTCCAGAGGCGCCGTGAACCGGTGTCCGGTGGGCACAGCAACAAGGGGGATGTGAAATAACGGTTAGGAcacgttttctcgcctccagtTCGTCCTCTACTCCGCTTTTTTCGCCTGGATTTTCTTGTGCGAGGTCTTCGAGATATATCTCTTGAAGAAGTACTCCGCGAAGAGATAAAAGTAGGTGGAATACATGAGGAGGCCGTAGACGAGGTTGCGGGTATTGATATATTGGCCGTACGTCATGGGGTCAGTGAACTGCCAGCCCGTCCATTTATTGACTAGCGGATATGCGAAGGAGTAATACAGCGACACACACGTGACACCTACGCCCACAAACATCTGCGAAATTTGGGCGATCGTTACAAATATACCCCACGAGAGTGGCCGCTGCATCTGGGCAGCAAGGAAATAGTAAAAGTACATGATCGCATGCACACTGTAATTCATCGCAACGAAATAGATACCTGCAGGCTGCTCTACGCAGTAACCATCCCAGGTGTACAACAGCACTGTCGCGTGGTGATACCAGTGCAGGAAGTTAAGAGGTCGTTTCCGAAGGACAATGAAGACAGTATCCAGCAGCTCAAAGTATTTAGAATAGATGAACAAAAAGATCCACAATCCGCACCCCCCGTGGCCGTAGGTGTAGACGGGTGGGGAGCAGATGGACACCTCGAATCCCCAACGGCGCAAAATCTCGAACAAGTGCGGGACGACGCGGATCTGCGAGGGAGAACACAGGGGAAACCAGCAGGGAGAATAAGGGTCAGAACCGCATGTTCCCACAAGAGACGTGCCGTCAAACATGCAAAAGCGTACACCTTCGCGATGCCTCCTATCCGTCAATGACTCACGAGACATCGCATCCAACTGAGGACTGGCAACCGTACTCAGATCGACTAGCCTTTCACCACCCCAATGAAAATCAACACAATGCAGCATGTCACATTTCGCGGTGCTTTCTGCTACGAACGCAACACAGCCTGCTGTAGAACCAGTATCGAGAAGAAAGCCCACAGTAATCTCTTCCGCGAAGTAAGGGACAAGGAAAAGGTCAAACAAACGGTCACGCGACTGGTCAAAAACAAAGATGCGAACATCCAAAACGGTCCGCACGCAGACTTACACGAACTTGCGGACCTGCTGGTGACTTCTCTACAGTGCGTACGCGCATCCATCACCGAAACGGACAAGGCACAGAATGTGTGTGCCGCTCTTTATGTCATCCAGCATTCTGCACATCTTCTTAACCTATATGACAGCTAGAGTAAGGGGAAGCCTCACCATGCCCATGAAACTGAAAATGGCGAGAAACAAGTTCCAGTATTTCAGTGGGCGTCGTAGATCATACGCGGGTCTGTTCTTCATCCATCTCGTGCCGAAGtagcagaagagaagataAATCGTGACTGCGATGGGTGCGACATGGTACCGGGCGACGGTCCAGCGAAGCCATGGGATCGCCCTGTATTCGGCCTCACTGCGAAAACAGCAAATCCACAAACAGCGAAAAACCAGAATTGCCTTTTACATTCACTACGCCACGTCTTGCATGGAACGCATCATAAACATGAGAAAGACACCGCCTCCCTCTGTGGACAGTGAAGGGACATTCGCACGCGTAAGCGCGGCATGCCAGCAGCAAAGAGATGGAATTGCGAAAAAAGTGCGCAGCACCGCGTATcccaaaaaaagagaaagacgagggaatTTAGACTGCGGCTTACAAGTCTGAGTACAAGGGTCTCAGAAAGGGATACTCCTCATTCAGGTTCAACGCCGCCTTGTTCGGATACGTGCTAAGCTCGCCCGGCGGCCTCCGGTCCAGTACCATTTCACTCGTTTCTCTAACCTCCATTGTGCTGAATTGGAAGAGGCTAGGAATTCTGGATCAGCAACTACAGACCACGAAGGCCATGGACGAGTTtgcgtcgtcgcctgtcgGTGGTATACGCGGAATCAGAGCTATTCCTTTGGTTCCTACGTTGAGTCACTGGACTTCGATGCTAAGCTGTATTAATGGGCATTCACAAAAAGCGACTCGGCAGTGCAGAGACGCTCTAGAGGCCTCTGAGGAAAAAAACTGACGGCCAGTAGAACTTGCGCAAATCTGGGGCAGGAACAACATGGGCGAGTCCTCTTCGGCCGTGATCTTGggtgaaggagacggaatGTTTCGTTGGAAGATGCGCTGGCTTTTCCAACAATGGAAAAAAGTTGTCGCTCTACGGGTGGAGGCCCAAGAAAAAACAATCCGTCCTACGTGAACGAACGCCTAAATCATACAGGGACGCCTTCCGTGGAACGTCGGACGCACGAATAGCGCGTCTTTGTCAAAGGAAACGGTCACAACAAAAACATGCCTGTGTTACGCTAAAAGCCATCTCTGTGAAAATGTAAGGAACGTCCGAGTTCGTTATATCTCTTCTACTGCTGAAGTGAAACCGGGACAACAGGCACTGCCTTCACAGCAACTACGGGTTCATCCAGCTGGAACGTCGAGCACAGACGTCCGCCGATTTTGCTACTCAGCCGGGGAAAAAAATGGATGTGAAACGATGCGGTCCGCTCCGTACAGTACAGgtttgttttcctcttttcttggAAGCCGTAGACACAAACCAAACACCATCGGGCTCTCTGACCCGTCGCGCAGGCGACTGCAACAACTGCGCAAGACGACAGCAAAGGAAAAACCAGGGAACCCCTCTCGCCAACCTTCCTTTTGGAGGCAGGCCGGGCCAGATATTCAATTCATGAAGGGCACACACTGCACACGAGAAAGGGGTTTCATTTATAAGTGTACCGAAAAGGAAGTGACATCCTGTCGTACGTAGACACACCCTATATTCTAGCAACCCGTTTCACATCACCCGTGTACTCGCCGCACATTGCTTGGCGATTTGCGCATGTTCACTCGATGAAACCGTCCGTCATGGAGGGCAGCCGCAACGTAAACCCACAAAGACCTGCATGATACAccaaacagagaagaagcagtcCACAGGTTGTTAGTGTTAGGAGACTCATGAGCGAATTTGGACAAGTACATCTCTGCTGAAACGGAAAAATCAACGGCCTCCCACGAGTCTCTGTCTGAATGAAGAGGGCCGAAACGAATGTTTTAACGCAAGCAAAAGCAAGAGCACGCCACCACATGTGGATTCTGTACGCACGCACACGGACCGAAAACGCGCCTGTCGCCAATATGGAACTTATTTCTTTTTTAGGTAACACGCGTGCAGTGAAAATGGTAGATGTGAGGTCTCCGCGTATTGGAAACCAGAAATCCATGTTGATCCACTTGAACGCCACCGCCTTTCTGCCCCTGTCGTGTGGGTCCGCACCGTGTACGATAAATGGGCCTCAGCACTGGTACTCAATCGTCCAAAAGAAGGCAAAACCGCTTTGCTTACTGTCTACAGACAGAAGTGCTGGAAGTGTACCGATGCATAAATCTGATGGGCAAATCAGCTTGCTTTAAAGAGTTCCTCAGTTTGTTCCTCGATTTCACTACGTGTCCGGTTTCTTTCAATGGCAACCCCCCTCCGGGGCTCACAGCGATCCGGTGCGGCCATACAGATTCAAAAGTGTCGGTGTATGGTGCCCAAATTATTCAACGAGACAGGGTAAGCAGCATGTGGCGCACTCGGCACAAGATGCGGCACCTCCGAACAAGCGCCAACGTGCGTGGGTGCTCGCAGGAGCACTCTGGTTGCTTGATCCACAGACATTGGTACGAGATATGTGATAGCCCACAGCGGTTGCCGTAGTGTCAGGTGCTCTTCGACATCAAATTAACTCATGCCAGTGTCAGGGACCAAGCACAGCAGCCAGAAGGAAACATAGCAGCCTTTGAGGAGAACAGCGATAAGTGCGGAAACTCAGTCGAGCGCTTCAACACCCGAGTGGTACACGCCTCCTGTGGAAGCCAGTTTGGAAATGTTCGTCTAGTATATTTTCCGAGATGGACCGCCATTTCTCAGGTCATTAAGAGCTCACAGGTTAAGACAGGTCTCGATGCTTCAGATTCGCGAGTGGTACTTGAGTCGAATTACAGTGTTTGCACGGCCCCCCCCTGGAATGACCATTCGATCAGGAGAGCATAGTATCGTGGAACGAGTTCACATCTGCTTGAGCTGTACTAGATGTTGATTTTGATACCTCTCGAGTATCAAGTAGAATGTCGATGCCAGTCGTTGAACAGTCAATCATGTAGCTGCAAACCGAAACGCACTTCCTCGATGAGGCGGTAAAGCCCCCTATTTCAATTGAGCGCCTGTGAAGAGGTAATTAGTACCAGCTCATTTTCGTGGCAATAGCCAGAAATATGGAGTCCCGCCGATTGTTGAAGTCAGTTTCCAGAGCACACCGTAAAGGTCGGTccttttttgtgttttcaTACGTCTCAGAGAACTTCCGAGACTTTGGCACACATCGGAAACCAATCGCAACGCTAGCGGACTTTCGTTTGCCTCATCGAGATACtctgcagctgcaggagTCACCCTCGTTCGACTACCTCTGGAGAACCTCAAGGAAGTGAAAACATCACATAACATGCATACTTGCGATCATGACGATTGGCGTGCAGCGCAGTGCCTGATGGATCTTCGGAAGAGAATCACGACATGTACTTTTAACTACAATTCGTTTCGCTTTACCGACACTACACCTCTACCAAAGAtacgagttggactactggtttagatcttgaatgtctttgtttaccgtATATTAGGATAAGACATGCGTATGGTCTTCGAAGGCTACCATTCAATGAAGTCTCTTAGCACAGAGAACGGAGGCGCCTTCGTGTGTTGAAAGGCCAGAAAAACCTGTAAACATCGGAAGCGGACAGCTCGCACGTCGATTGAGCCTCTCAGGACATAGCCCGCGACCTCCCCCTGCTCCGCACAAGATCTTGGTGTGTCAAGACTTTGCCTATGCCCTTCTCCGGGGAAGAATGACGCCTATGCAGTGCAACTGTGATGGACGCTTTAATCTAGTTGTGACAGCCGAAAATGTGAGGAGGaacacgcatgcaccccATTTGGACTGGGACAGTGGCGGGCACCATTTGCAGATAGGGACCTAGCCAGTCTCGGCGGCATACCAGAAGGTGCGTGGCGTCGAGCATGCCGACAGAGGGCAAGCTTACACGGACAAATGCTATCGGGAGATCTTACTCATATCAGAACCTTTAGGTAGAACAAGAATCACATTTACGTGAAATTTACGTGAAATCTCATTGCCACACGCAGTACGTATTGCTGCATTTCAGGAATCCACAGGATGTCACCTCGTGCAGGACAGCAACTCACTCAAATCGAAGGAGGTCGACTCTGTGCCCCACTCTACGAGCGATTCCAAACACGTCTTGCGAAAATTAATCGACTCTGAGGAACCTGAAATTTGACTTCGGTGCCAGCTCCAAGAAACGAAATGAATCTGCCTCTCTGATACCATCCCACGGACCTGACCCGAAAAGCAGCAGGATTCTGTAATTAGACTCCTGCGGTGGTTACTTTCATTCACACCTGGGAAAGGCACTTGACATTCCCAGGGCAACATGACGGATGCCTGCTGGAAACATGAACACTTTTCCTCACGGATAAATCCAAGTTGGTCGCAGTCGAACGGGACTCCGCACTCCAGCGCCCAGACAGAAGGCAGGTCAGATGCTTTCCGGCGCCCCCCGCCATCCACATAGTTGGAAGAGCCGGATTCATCAGGAGAAGCTCCTCTATCTGTGTCCACAATGACGGTCACGCCTTCCATTTCCAAAGAGTTGCTTTTTGGCTCAACCAATTCCCTCGATCACACA
Encoded proteins:
- a CDS encoding GNS1/SUR4 domain containing protein, related, which codes for MEVRETSEMVLDRRPPGELSTYPNKAALNLNEEYPFLRPLYSDFEAEYRAIPWLRWTVARYHVAPIAVTIYLLFCYFGTRWMKNRPAYDLRRPLKYWNLFLAIFSFMGMIRVVPHLFEILRRWGFEVSICSPPVYTYGHGGCGLWIFLFIYSKYFELLDTVFIVLRKRPLNFLHWYHHATVLLYTWDGYCVEQPAGIYFVAMNYSVHAIMYFYYFLAAQMQRPLSWGIFVTIAQISQMFVGVGVTCVSLYYSFAYPLVNKWTGWQFTDPMTYGQYINTRNLVYGLLMYSTYFYLFAEYFFKRYISKTSHKKIQAKKAE